Proteins encoded in a region of the Rutidosis leptorrhynchoides isolate AG116_Rl617_1_P2 chromosome 9, CSIRO_AGI_Rlap_v1, whole genome shotgun sequence genome:
- the LOC139866075 gene encoding uncharacterized protein has translation MKGETRFLQELVLYAASAALSCLVLFVGLKHLDPNREASKKAIEQKKEISKRLGRPLVHTNPYEDVIACNVINPDHIDVEFNSIGGLESIKQSLYELVILPLRRPELFSYGKLLGPQKGVLLYGPPGTGKTMLAKAIAKESGAVFINVRVSDLMSKWFGDAQKLVAATFSLAHKLQPAIIFIDEVDSFLGQRKSGDFEASNSMKTEFMALWDGFTTDQNARVMVLAATNRPSEIDEAILRRLSQAFKIGVPDCKERAAILKVILKDERVDDNIDFDFIASVCEDYTGSDLVELCKKAAYFPIRDLLDNEKNGKSPNCPRPLSQADLEKAVVTSKTTRVAANEYGGLNSQSEIWSVPRETVEVDSAISELSKILNMKSDSHDN, from the exons ATGAaaggagaaacaaggtttttacaagaacttgtgttgtatgcAGCGAGTGCAGCCCTAAGTTGTTTGGTTCTGTTTGTTGGGTTGAAACATCTTGATCCTAATCGAGAAGCTTCTAAAAAAGCCATTGAACAAAAAAAGGAAATTTCTAAACGATTAGGTCGTCCCCTTGTTCATACTAATCCTTACGAG GATGTGATTGCTTGCAATGTGATAAACCCTGATCACATTGATGTGGAGTTTAACTCCATTGGAGGGTTGGAATCAATCAAGCAATCACTATACGAATTGGTCATATTACCTTTACGTAGGCCCGAGCTTTTTTCTTACGGGAAGCTTCTTGGTCCTCAAAAAGGTGTTTTGTTGTACGGTCCACCTGGTACAGGGAAGACTATGCTTGCAAAAGCTATTGCGAAAGAGTCGGGGGCTGTTTTCATTAATGTGAGAGTATCAGATCTTATGAGCAAGTGGTTTGGAGATGCACAAAAACTTG TGGCTGCTACTTTCAGTTTGGCACACAAGCTCCAACCTGCCATAATTTTCATCGACGAGGTTGATAGTTTTCTTGGTCAACGCAAAAGTGGAGACTTTGAAGCATCAAACAGTATGAAGACGGAGTTTATGGCATTATGGGACGGTTTTACTACAGACC AGAATGCTCGAGTGATGGTTCTTGCAGCAACTAATCGTCCTTCAGAGATTGATGAAGCAATACTTAGACGTCTATCGCAGGCATTTAAGATTGGGGTGCCTGATTGCAAAGAAAGGGCTGCTATTTTGAAGGTGATCTTGAAGGATGAAAGAGTAGATGACAATATTGACTTTGACTTTATAGCTTCAGTTTGTGAAGATTATACTGGCTCAGATCTGGTTGAGCTCTGCAAGAAAGCAGCTTATTTCCCGATACGAGATCTACTCGATAATGAGAAGAACGGGAAATCGCCAAAT TGTCCAAGACCATTATCCCAGGCAGACCTGGAGAAAGCGGTTGTTACATCCAAAACGACGAGGGTTGCAGCAAACGAGTACGGTGGTTTGAACTCACAATCAGAAATATGGTCAGTGCCAAGGGAAACCGTTGAAGTTGACTCTGCGATTAGTGAGCTTTCCAAGATTCTGAACATGAAATCTGATAGTCATGATAATTGA
- the LOC139866074 gene encoding metal-nicotianamine transporter YSL3-like, protein MQGSTREITADNIDSPDQIPAGENDVGVIKRTPPWTQHLTLRGLVASLIIGIMYSVIVMKLNLTTGLVPNLNVSAALLAFVFISTWTKLLHKAGFTTTPFSRQENTIIQTCAVACYSISVGGGFGSYLLGLNKKTYEQAGVDTPGNSPMSYKEPGVGWMTGFLFVSSFVGLLALVPLRKIMIIDYKLTYPSGTATAVLINGFHTPKGDKMARKQVVGFAKFFTGSFMWAFFQWFYSGSGKCGFTYFPTFGLKAYANSFYFDFSMTYIGAGMICSHLVNLSLLAGAVLSYGVMWPLISDRKDDWFPSSLPESSMKSLNGYKVFISIALILGDGLYNFLKITYFTAINIYATSRKNPKTNPDDSNEPQDNLQRNEIFLRENIPFWVAATGYIAFSIVSIIIIPIMFPELKWYFVLVAYVIAPSLGFCNAYGAGLTDMNMAYNYGKVALFVLAAMSGKDNGVIAGLVGCGLIKSIVSISSDLMHDFKTGHLTMTSPRSMLVSQAIGTAIGCVVAPLTFFLFYKAFDIGNPEGEYKAPYAIIYRNMAILGVEGFSALPHHCLQLCYGFFAFAMLANLVRDTSTTKMGKWIPLPMAMAVPFLVGAYFAIDMCMGSLVVFVWHKINKQKANLMVPAVASGLICGDGLWILPSSVLALAGVRPPICMSFLPTTT, encoded by the exons ATGCAGGGGTCTACAAGAGAGATAACAGCTGACAACATCGACTCACCGGACCAAATTCCGGCCGGCGAGAACGACGTCGGAGTAATAAAGAGAACGCCACCATGGACACAACATTTAACGCTTCGAGGATTAGTGGCGAGTTTAATAATCGGAATAATGTACAGTGTGATTGTAATGAAACTGAATTTAACAACTGGCCTTGTACCTAATTTAAATGTTTCAGCTGCACTTTTGGCGTTTGTGTTTATATCAACATGGACCAAATTGTTACACAAAGCTGGGTTTACAACGACGCCGTTTAGTAGGCAAGAAAATACTATTATTCAGACTTGTGCTGTTGCTTGTTATAGCATTTCTGTTGGAG GTGGATTTGGGTCATATTTGTTGGGATTAAACAAGAAGACATATGAGCAAGCAGGAGTAGATACACCAGGGAATTCACCTATGAGTTATAAAGAACCAGGTGTTGGTTGGATGACTGGTTTTTTGTTTGTTAGTAGTTTTGTTGGCCTTTTGGCTTTGGTTCCTCTTAGAAAG ATTATGATCATAGACTATAAATTAACATATCCAAGTGGAACAGCTACAGCTGTGCTCATCAATGGCTTCCACACTCCCAAAGGAGACAAGATGGCCAG GAAGCAAGTTGTGGGGTTCGCAAAGTTCTTCACAGGGAGTTTTATGTGGGCTTTTTTCCAGTGGTTTTATTCGGGTTCAGGCAAATGTGGATTCACATACTTCCCAACTTTCGGGTTAAAAGCTTATGCGAACTC GTTTTATTTTGATTTTAGTATGACATACATAGGAGCAGGAATGATATGTTCACATCTAGTGAACTTATCGTTGCTTGCGGGAGCTGTGCTTTCGTACGGAGTAATGTGGCCACTGATAAGTGACCGAAAAGATGATTGGTTTCCTTCAAGTTTACCTGAAAGTAGCATGAAGAGTCTAAACGGTTACAAG GTGTTTATTTCAATTGCGCTTATTCTAGGAGATGGTTTGTACAATTTTCTCAAGATAACATATTTCACTGCTATAAATATATATGCCACCTCAAGGAAGAATCCTAAAACTA ACCCAGATGATAGTAACGAACCTCAAGATAACCTCCAACGAAACGAGATATTCTTAAGAGAAAACATTCCTTTTTGGGTTGCAGCAACTGGTTATATAGCCTTCTCTATCGTCTCCATCATTATCATCCCAATCATGTTTCCCGAGCTCAAATGGTACTTTGTTCTCGTGGCTTATGTCATTGCACCGTCACTGGGCTTCTGTAACGCTTATGGTGCAGGTCTAACCGACATGAACATGGCATATAACTATGGAAAGGTTGCACTGTTTGTGCTAGCCGCAATGTCAGGGAAAGATAATGGTGTGATTGCTGGACTCGTTGGTTGTGGTTTGATTAAATCAATCGTTTCAATTTCATCTGATTTGATGCATGATTTTAAAACCGGTCATTTGACTATGACTTCACCTAGGTCAATGCTTGTTAGTCAAGCTATTGGGACCGCCATCGGTTGTGTGGTGGCTCCGCTAACGTTTTTCCTATTTTATAAAGCGTTTGATATTGGGAACCCtgagggagaatataaagctccgTATGCTATTATTTACCGGAACATGGCAATCTTAGGCGTGGAAGGGTTCTCTGCACTGCCACATCATTGTTTACAATTGTGTTACGGGTTTTTCGCATTTGCTATGTTGGCAAATTTAGTTCGTGACACGTCAACAACGAAGATGGGGAAATGGATCCCGTTACCAATGGCTATGGCTGTGCCGTTTCTGGTTGGGGCGTATTTTGCTATCGACATGTGTATGGGAAGCTTAGTTGTTTTTGTATGGCATAAGATAAATAAACAAAAGGCGAACTTGATGGTTCCTGCGGTCGCTTCAGGTTTGATCTGCGGTGATGGATTATGGATACTTCCTTCGTCGGTTCTTGCATTGGCAGGGGTTAGGCCACCAATTTGTATGAGCTTTTTGCCTACAACTACCTAA